One Triticum dicoccoides isolate Atlit2015 ecotype Zavitan chromosome 5B, WEW_v2.0, whole genome shotgun sequence genomic window carries:
- the LOC119312495 gene encoding protein SODIUM POTASSIUM ROOT DEFECTIVE 2-like, which translates to MAPLLFKDMRSLSCSSPASTAICPSLERQPIFRPQKAGASPLFQVPAEPRAHRQDGRKGQHHHHHHSAGVANGELASPAGSTRFLLSGCAAVDEIQEVATAPAAPPAAAPGGDVRREEPAAADVKNTSTNTQEQVVVLKVSLHCKACAGKVKKHLAKMEGVRTFSIDFAAKKVTVVGDVTPLGVLASVSKVKNAQIWAAPPPPPQPAMAA; encoded by the exons ATGGCTCCCCTGCTCTTCAAGGACATGAGGAGCCTCTCGTGCTCGTCGCCGGCGTCCACCGCCATATGCCCCAGCCTGGAGCGCCAGCCCATCTTCCGGCCGCAGAAGGCCGGCGCCAGCCCGCTCTTCCAGGTCCCCGCCGAGCCCAGAGCCCACAGGCAGGACGGCAGGAAAgggcagcaccaccaccaccaccacagtgCTGGCGTTGCCAATGGCGAGCTCGCCAGCCCGGCCGGGTCGACAAGGTTCCTGCTCAGCGGCTGTGCCGCCGTCGACGAGATCCAGGAGGTCGCCACGGCTCCGGCGGCGCCTCCAGCCGCTGCCCCGGGTGGTGACGTCAGAAGGGAGGAGCCggctgctgctgatgtgaagaacaCGAGCACCAACACGCAGGAGCAG GTGGTGGTGCTGAAGGTGTCCCTGCACTGCAAAGCGTGCGCCGGCAAGGTGAAGAAGCACCTCGCCAAGATGGAAG GTGTTCGGACGTTCAGCATCGACTTCGCGGCGAAGAAGGTGACGGTGGTGGGGGACGTGACCCCGCTCGGCGTCCTGGCCAGCGTCTCCAAGGTCAAGAACGCGCAGATCtgggcggcgccgccgccgccgccgcagcccgccatGGCCGCCTAG